A genomic segment from Necator americanus strain Aroian chromosome III, whole genome shotgun sequence encodes:
- a CDS encoding hypothetical protein (NECATOR_CHRIII.G10252.T1), with translation MAKASHTLQKGAVVQHTAKAHNLKGQPEGSMESLATTIRFVTLNCRTLSSELQQAALSRLLRYLCVPFAAVQETRMRDQPVISIENYTIYCGDADENKVGGCAIAVRNDYKNLVEEFGSTSSRCAFLRLRDRRGRKLWIVSAHAPTETAEDNSKDAFYDELNGLMSKIASQQVVIVGIDANAKMGLEQQSDVLGKWRYPAKRTLDNGDRLVDLCEQTGLIIASTFKRNHRRHQLPWQESTLLTPEEQRKRRMRTLKLQLDYVLARNIPQSDIQKSRAVRVRL, from the coding sequence atggcgaaagcttcccatacattgcaaaaaggtgctgtcgtccagcacaccgccaaagcccataacctgaaaggtcagcctgaagggagcatggaatctttggcaacaaccattcgtttcgtcacgctgaactgccgaacactatcgagtgaactccaacaagccgctctatccagacttcttcgatatctctgtgtgccttttgctgcagtacaggaaacacgcatgagggatcagcccgtcatcagcatcgaaaattacaccatatactgcggcgatgctgatgagaacaaagtaggtggctgcgcgatagctgtgaggaacgattacaagaacctggtggaggaatttggctcaacgtcgtctagatgcgcctttctacgactgcgggatcgcagaggacgtaaactctggatcgtaagtgctcacgcacctacggaaaccgctgaggacaacagtaaggacgccttctatgatgaactcaatgggttgatgtctaaaatagcaagccagcaggtggtcattgtcggaatcgacgcaaatgcgaagatgggactcgaacagcaatccgatgtgctaggaaaatggcgTTATCCAGCGAAGCGAACGttggacaacggtgaccgtctggtcgacttgtgcgaacagacgggcctcatcatcgcctccacgtttaagaggaatcatcgacgccatcagctcccGTGGCAGgagtcaacccttttaacgcctgaagagcagcgcaagcggaggatgaggactcttaagcttcagctcgactacgttctggcgaggaacattcctcagtcagatatccagaaatctagagctgttcgcgttcgactctga
- a CDS encoding hypothetical protein (NECATOR_CHRIII.G10253.T1): MAGLKDEECRTKFRQRVSIHAGVRTRKKLSDADSFTKCIQDAARETLPVLLPRKKFAFAFAETKSTYNSICVARSAGDFNHEKRLRRKLRRQLQQDRDNEWTSRAMEFEKAWEDRNPRKAYALLKQYSGKMKRCSHVLSTANG; the protein is encoded by the coding sequence atggcaggtctgaaagacgaagaatgcagaacgaaattccgccaacgtgtgtctattcatgctGGAGTaaggaccaggaagaagcttagcgatgcggattccttcacaaagtgcatccaggacgctgcaagggaaacgctcccggttctattgccgcggaagaagtttgcctttgcatttgcggaaacaaaatccacatacaattccatatgtgtcgcgcgcagcgctggtgacttcaaccacgaaaagcgtcttagaaggaagctgcgtcgccaactgcaacaagaccgcgataacgagtggacgtcaagagcaatggagtttgagaaggcgtgggaggacaggaacccgcggaaagcctacgctctactaaaacagtatagcggcaaaatgaaaagatgttcccatgtCCTCAGCACTGCTAatgggtag
- a CDS encoding hypothetical protein (NECATOR_CHRIII.G10254.T1): MKNGKSGGDDGTSAEMLKYFPPSGIREMTKIIRSIWINERIPDSWRHAIIIPLHKKLSVTDPRNYRGISLLRVMYKVLERIILDRLIKHREETTRDEQAGFRPGRSAIDQVFIVRRVIEIWQRYSKPMQLAFLDSEADSPHRGRLLNALSADGVPGKFVRLLDDMNQRTTAAVRTPAGCTTPFEVVTGVRQGAVAGPFLFNFAIDDIMRRTVDQCPADIVLAPSGCPLTDLEYADDVVIFAESSTKLQHVVNLVSKLAAAYGLRLRPDKCKQMWISSRPRTVIRVDGQPIELADEFCYLGCMLKKNGSYELLSSFQNIQIQC, from the coding sequence atgaagaatggaaaatctggtggagacgacgggactagcgcagaaatgcttaaatattttcctccgtctgggattcgtgagatgacaaagatcatccgttcaatatggataaacgaaaggatacctgattcgtggagacacgctatcataattcccctccacaagaagttatccgtcacggacccaaggaattatcgaggaatctctttgttgcgtgttatgtacaaggtactggagcgcattatcctggaccgactcattaaacatcgcgaagaaacaacgcgcgacgagcaagctggctttcgtcctggccgatctgcgattgaccaggtgttcatcgtcaggagagtgatcgaaatctggcagcggtattcgaagccaatgcaactagcgtttctggactctGAAgccgactctcctcaccgaggccgtcttctcaacgcgctgagcgccgatggagtaccaggaaagttcgttcgcttgcttgatgacatgaatcaacgaacaactgctgcagttcgaacaccagccggatgtacaacaccgtttgaagtagtaactggagtaagacaaggggcggtggcaggacccttcctgttcaatttcgccatcgacgacattatgcgaagaacagtcgaccagtgtcctgccgacattgtcttagcaccatcagggtgccccttgactgacctcgagtacgccgacgatgttgttatattcgcggaaagcagtacgaaacttcaacatgttgtcaaccttgtatcgaagctggctgcagcctacggactacgcctacgccctgataaatgcaagcagatgtggatctcttcgagacctcgaacggtaatcagggtggacggacaaccgatagaactcgccgatgagttctgttacctgggctgtatgctgaagaagaacggcagctacgagctTCTATCTTCCTTTCAGAATATACAAATACAGTGTTGA
- a CDS encoding hypothetical protein (NECATOR_CHRIII.G10255.T1): MTSCLSQRLCGPVESEYIMNHYREFTNAKVANEDVQNENGELRLPSIMSSEYELSKRAENDGRTEDNEKNVTEQRTAYIKNFVPCVINGNLYFAGRSDDDESTFSELGTSEPSLMSLNRELSALTFTHDQLCGLLGRQTVRLLLEKSKIESVADKDLQTKTCITQQECNTLRTALETLSRVDAKTLRNQQKRIELSKKTDDAMSNVDVENLRKVLGLPKQTGNQAANGETVNPAAPFRDVIAMTTTDQSSFGEEALLCESGREIQGAAELCISPSKMAGVKSLHTKYKCLLCNSAASTLSSPSRTSTGSSAESDACYRCGCSRSTDPSYASTGQNAATGPEERVSQQSQNPDDKVANQCDSDLSSYSNVTADASSILYSTLNVSKEDLLSDELSISLYNATDSWWTENVNSTGFVSSVSTGVWLSNYSDTSRSLCSTISSGPVEKLTDDFNVSDITAAKADEVEIEETNRVFDALLTAKSENLVLFEAGDLDTAKSCSVASKSKGNMMNDTPRSPLLGVDDLRTAIEEPILLHTAWERTASSHTEHFDSENCYSSDDLMETFVSAPSTSGCGALYCSFLESENEICEIEPESNLGSTRG; this comes from the exons CAAATGCAAAAGTTGCAAATGAAGACGTGCAGAATGAAAACGGTGAACTCCGCCTCCCCAGCatt ATGTCTTCTGAATACGAGCTGTCTAAACGAGCAGAAAACGATGGA AGAACGgaagacaatgaaaaaaacgtGACGGAACAAAG AACTGCATACATCAAAAACTTCGTGCCTTGCGTTATTAATGGCAACTTATATTTTGCTGGCCGCAGTGACGATGATGAGAGCACCTTCAGTGAACTG GGTACATCTGAACCATCTCTGATGAGTTTGAACCGTGAGCTGTCGGCACTGACTTTCACACATGATCAACTGTGTGGACTTCTCGGACGACAGACGGTGCGCCTCCTGCTTGAAAAATCTAAG ATTGAATCTGTCGCGGACAAGGATTTACAAACGAAAACGTGCATCACTCAACAAGAATGCAACACTCTCAGGACCGCGTTGGAGACG TTGTCTCGTGTGGACGCAAAAACTCTTCGGAACCAGCAAAAACGG ATTGAACTCTCCAAAAAGACAGATGATGCAATGAGTAATGTGGATGTGGAAAATCTTCGCAAAGTACTTGGcttg CCGAAGCAAACGGGAAATCAAGCAGCAAATGGGGAGAC tgtaaATCCGGCAGCGCCATTCAGAGATGTAATTGCAATGACAACGACTGATCAATCATCTTTTGGTGAAGAGGCACTCCTCTGTGAATCGGGAAGAGAAATACAGGGCGCAGCAGAATTGTGTATAAGCCCGTCAAAAATGGCAGGAGTTAAGTCACTGCACACTAAATACAAGTGTCTGTT GTGCAATTCTGCTGCCTCAACGTTATCTTCGCCATCCAGAACTAGTACTGGAAGCAGTGCTGAGAGTGATGCTTGCTACCGTTGTGGCTGCAGTCGCTCTACAGATCCAAGCTATGCTAGTACGGGACAGAACGCGGCCACAGGACCGGAGGAACGAGTTTCGCAACAGTCACAAAATCCAGATGACAAAGTGGCGAACCAATGCGACAGTGACCTTTCCAGTTACAGCAACGTCACAGCTGATGCCTCTTCTATCCTGTACTCTACTCTCAATGTCAGTAAGGAAGATTTACTGTCAGACGAGCTGTCTATATCGCTATATAACGCAACTGATAGCTGGTGGACAGAAAATGTTAACAGCACTGGTTTTGTCAGTTCTGTATCTACTGGAGTATGGTTATCCAACTATTCCGACACGTCCCGCAGCCTCTGCTCGACTATAAGTTCAGGTCCTGTTGAGAAGCTCACTGATGACTTTAATGTGAGCGATATTACGGCAGCGAAGGCTGATGaagttgaaattgaagaaacaaaTCGAGTATTCGATGCACTTTTGACTGCAAAATCTGAGAATCTTGTTCTATTTGAAGCAGGAGATCTGGACACAGCAAAATCATGCTCTGTTGCCTCGAAATCCAAGGGCAATATGATGAACGACACCCCACGATCTCCATTGCTGGGAGTGGACGACTTGCGAACTGCTAT AGAGGAACCGATCCTTCTGCATACGGCTTGGGAAAGAACTGCCAGTAGCCACACCGAGCACTTTGA tTCAGAAAACTGTTACAGTAGCGACGATCTTATGGAAACCTTCGTCTCTGCACCAAG CACATCAGGTTGTGGCGCCCTGTACTGCTCGTTTCTTGAAAGTGAAAACGAGATTTGCGAAATTGA GCCGGAATCAAATCTGGGATCAACTCGCGGGTGA